The nucleotide window ATGAGTCTCAACTGGATACTTCAAAAGTTCTAGTGCTTTCAAAGGTGAAAATAAAGAACCAAGTTAGCGGTCAAGTGATGAACTATACCCTTGTTGCCGATGGTGAAGCAGATTTGGCCAAAGGTAAGATTTCTGTTAATTCACCAATTGGAAAAGGTTTGTTAGGAAAGAAAGTTGGAGAAGTTGCAGATATTACCGTGCCTAATGGCGTTATTAAGTTTGATATTTTAGAAATCTCCCGATAAAATGGCAACCATATTCACTAAAATAATTAATGGCGAACTTCCTGCTTATAAAGTGGCTGAGACGGATGATTATTTAGCCTTTTTAGATATTAATCCGAACGCGAAAGGTCATACCCTTTGTATCCCAAAAGAGGAAGAAAACAAGATTTTTGATTTGGATGAGGAAACTTATTTAGGCCTTATGAAATTTTCAAGAAATGTTGCAAAGGCTATTGAAAAAGTAGTGCCATGCCAACGGATTGGAATGTCGGTTATAGGTCTTGAGGTTCCTCATGTACATGTTCATCTTATCCCATTAAGAACAATGGAGGACGCCAGATTTACTTCAAAAGATAAACTATCGGATTCGGAATTCAGGGAATTGGCAAATGCAATCTCTGAGGCTTACAAAGGTTAGGATAGTCGCAATTGAATTTGCATTGTAGTTCCTTTATTCAATTCTGAATGAAGGACCTTTATTTTTCCGTTGTGGTAATCCTCAATAATTCTCTTGGCCAAGGATAAACCAAGGCCCCAACCGCGTTTTTTACTAGTGTAACCGGGTTCAAAGATCTTATTGTATTGGTGTTTTGGTATACCTTTACCGGAGTCCGTAATATTTATTTTCACAAATTTGTCAGCCTCGACTATTTTAATCTCCAAGTTGCCCTTTCCTTTCATGGCATCAATGGCATTTTTAACCAAGTTTTCAATAGTCCAGCTGTATAATTGTCTGTTTAACTTAACCATTATGGATTTGTCTGGGGCCATGAAATTGAAATGGACCAAATCTGAAGATCTTGCCTTCAAATAATCAAATGATTCTTTGGTTTCTTGAATAATATCAGCAAATTCCATATTCGGAATAGAACCAATTTTACTGAATCGCTCCGTTATTGTTTGCAATCTGTTGATGTCTTTTTCAATTTCAATGATATAATCAGGATTCACATTTTCGCTCCGTAAAATTTCAGTCCAACCCACCAATGAAGACAACGGGGTGCCAATTTGGTGAGCAGTTTCTTTAGCCATACCTGTCCAAAGTTTATTTTGGTCTGCATTTTTAGAACTTCTATAAAAGAAAAATACCACGGCCGCAAACAAAAAAATTATCAACAGTAATGCCAGGGGATAATATTTCAATTTGTTTAAAAGAGGTGAATTGCCATAATAGATCGTATTAAACAGCTGTCCATTAACCTTTACTTCAATAGGATGGTTTTCTGAAGCAAATTGCTCCATAAGGTCTTGTGCAAAAACAGTATCTTTCAACTTTTCTTCATCTATATTGTTGGAACTTATAATTTCTCCATCAGGATTTACCAACATCATAGGGGTTGTGGTGTTGCTTTCCAAAATCCGTGAAGTCAATTCTATTTCTGCATCTGAGGTTGACCTCATTAGGTTTTCTTGGGCTGTTGACCAGTTTTCCATTTTGGTTCGTTCTTCTGCCTTAAAATTCTGAAAGAAGATATAGGTGTTCCAAAGAATTAGAGAAATGATAATAAAAGATGCCGCAATGAGGATCCAACGTACCACGTTACGATTTCTGGTAAGGGCCATTTAATTAATTTGATTCCTAAATATAATGCATATTGTTAATAATTATTGTGTCTCAAGCAACCGTATTCATTTTATAAAACAGCCTTTATTGGTTACATTTGCCAAAATCAAGATTTTTAATGATTTCATTAGATCCGAAGACCTTGTCTACGCCAAAATTGCAAATGTATTTGCAGGCAGCAGTGGCGCCAAGACCGATAGCATTGGCAAGTACTGTTGATGAGGTGGGGAAGCCAAATTTATCACCTTTTAGCTTTTTTAATATTTTCAGTTCTAATCCGCCAATTTTGGTTTTTTCTCCTTCGAGAAGGGTAAGGGATAATACTATAAAACATACGCTTGAAAATGTTTTGGCTACCAAGGAAGTTGTTATAAATGTGGTGAATTATGATATCGTGCATCAAACTTCATTATCTAGCACA belongs to Aegicerativicinus sediminis and includes:
- the greA gene encoding transcription elongation factor GreA encodes the protein MSNISYYTAEGLKKLRDELNYLKDVERPKASQAIADARDKGDLSENAEYDAAKEAQGLLEMKISKMEETLANARVIDESQLDTSKVLVLSKVKIKNQVSGQVMNYTLVADGEADLAKGKISVNSPIGKGLLGKKVGEVADITVPNGVIKFDILEISR
- a CDS encoding HIT family protein; amino-acid sequence: MATIFTKIINGELPAYKVAETDDYLAFLDINPNAKGHTLCIPKEEENKIFDLDEETYLGLMKFSRNVAKAIEKVVPCQRIGMSVIGLEVPHVHVHLIPLRTMEDARFTSKDKLSDSEFRELANAISEAYKG
- a CDS encoding sensor histidine kinase, with product MALTRNRNVVRWILIAASFIIISLILWNTYIFFQNFKAEERTKMENWSTAQENLMRSTSDAEIELTSRILESNTTTPMMLVNPDGEIISSNNIDEEKLKDTVFAQDLMEQFASENHPIEVKVNGQLFNTIYYGNSPLLNKLKYYPLALLLIIFLFAAVVFFFYRSSKNADQNKLWTGMAKETAHQIGTPLSSLVGWTEILRSENVNPDYIIEIEKDINRLQTITERFSKIGSIPNMEFADIIQETKESFDYLKARSSDLVHFNFMAPDKSIMVKLNRQLYSWTIENLVKNAIDAMKGKGNLEIKIVEADKFVKINITDSGKGIPKHQYNKIFEPGYTSKKRGWGLGLSLAKRIIEDYHNGKIKVLHSELNKGTTMQIQLRLS